Proteins from a genomic interval of Granulicella sp. L56:
- a CDS encoding dipeptidase, translated as MTTNTTTAAVGFAKENQVRFVEELKALLRIPSISTLPEHVGDVRRAAEFVAAELKRIGMENVRLIETSTPEEMIVDEAGQARVVPLRIGHPLVYADWLHAVPAADGTAATTVLCYGHYDVQPPDPLDEWKTPPFEPTERDGNIYARGAVDDKGQMWMHVKALESLMAAGGGTLPVNVRVIVEGEEEVGGEGIAAFVRKQGEELKADVALVSDTEMFAPELPTLCVGLRGMIYTEIEAWGARTDLHSGMYGGAAPNPFVALAQVIAKLKDEDGRILIPGFYDKVQKPTDAELKAWKALPFDEEHYRETEVGSVALTGEPGYSVLERTWARPTLDVHGMPGGFTGAGAKTVIPAKALAKVSMRLVPDMTPAESFMQYKAYVESICPKGIELEVRLIHAGDAIVVSTDNEYVHAATEAMHEVFGKETVFVRGGGSIPIVGDFERELKIPTVMMGFGLPDDNLHAPNEKFHLANFHRGIESIVRFFARLGA; from the coding sequence GTGACGACGAATACGACGACGGCGGCGGTTGGGTTTGCGAAGGAAAATCAGGTGCGGTTTGTGGAGGAGCTGAAGGCTTTGTTGCGGATTCCTTCGATCTCCACACTGCCGGAGCATGTGGGGGATGTGCGCCGGGCGGCGGAGTTTGTGGCGGCTGAGTTGAAGCGGATTGGGATGGAGAATGTCCGCCTGATTGAGACGAGCACGCCGGAAGAGATGATTGTGGATGAGGCGGGACAAGCCCGGGTGGTGCCGTTGCGGATTGGGCATCCGCTGGTCTATGCAGATTGGCTCCATGCAGTACCTGCAGCGGATGGGACAGCCGCGACGACTGTGCTTTGTTACGGTCACTACGATGTGCAGCCGCCCGATCCTCTGGATGAGTGGAAGACGCCGCCGTTTGAGCCGACCGAGAGGGATGGGAACATCTATGCGCGTGGGGCGGTGGATGACAAGGGGCAGATGTGGATGCATGTGAAGGCGCTGGAGTCGTTGATGGCGGCAGGGGGTGGAACGCTGCCGGTCAATGTGCGCGTGATTGTCGAGGGCGAGGAAGAGGTCGGCGGTGAGGGGATTGCCGCGTTTGTGCGGAAGCAGGGCGAGGAGTTGAAGGCGGATGTCGCGCTGGTGTCGGATACGGAGATGTTTGCACCGGAGTTGCCTACGCTGTGTGTCGGGCTGCGGGGGATGATCTATACCGAGATTGAGGCGTGGGGGGCACGGACCGATCTGCACTCGGGAATGTATGGCGGGGCGGCTCCGAATCCGTTTGTGGCGCTGGCGCAGGTGATCGCGAAGCTGAAGGATGAGGATGGAAGGATTCTGATTCCGGGATTTTATGACAAGGTGCAGAAGCCCACGGATGCGGAGTTGAAGGCGTGGAAGGCGCTGCCGTTCGATGAGGAACACTATCGCGAGACTGAGGTGGGCTCGGTCGCGCTGACCGGGGAGCCGGGGTATAGCGTGCTGGAGCGGACGTGGGCGCGGCCTACGCTCGATGTGCATGGGATGCCGGGTGGATTTACCGGGGCGGGCGCGAAGACGGTGATTCCGGCGAAGGCCTTGGCGAAGGTGAGCATGCGGCTGGTCCCGGACATGACGCCGGCGGAGAGCTTTATGCAGTACAAGGCTTATGTGGAGTCGATCTGCCCGAAGGGAATTGAGCTTGAGGTGAGGTTGATCCACGCGGGGGATGCCATCGTGGTGAGTACGGACAATGAATATGTTCATGCGGCCACGGAGGCGATGCACGAGGTCTTCGGCAAGGAGACGGTGTTTGTGCGCGGGGGTGGATCGATCCCGATTGTGGGGGACTTTGAACGGGAGTTGAAGATTCCTACGGTGATGATGGGATTTGGGCTGCCCGATGACAATCTTCATGCTCCGAATGAGAAGTTCCATCTGGCGAACTTTCATCGCGGAATCGAATCGATTGTGCGGTTCTTTGCGCGACTGGGAGCCTGA
- a CDS encoding cupin domain-containing protein, producing the protein MEIKRIGSQPSGNGPADWFTGTVRIDPLFQAPDPAMVAGASVTFEPGARTAWHTHPLGQTLIITAGCGWVQRDGGALEEVHPGDVVWFSPGEKHWHGATQTTAMSHIAIQERLDGKVVDWMEHVSEEQYRR; encoded by the coding sequence ATGGAGATCAAACGTATTGGTTCGCAGCCCTCAGGGAATGGTCCGGCAGACTGGTTTACCGGCACGGTGCGGATCGACCCTCTCTTTCAAGCGCCCGATCCGGCGATGGTGGCAGGCGCCAGCGTCACGTTTGAGCCGGGAGCACGTACTGCGTGGCACACGCATCCGTTGGGACAGACCTTGATTATTACGGCGGGATGCGGATGGGTTCAACGGGATGGCGGTGCGCTTGAGGAAGTTCATCCTGGAGATGTGGTTTGGTTCTCTCCGGGAGAGAAGCATTGGCACGGAGCTACGCAGACGACGGCCATGAGCCACATCGCTATTCAGGAACGGTTGGACGGCAAGGTTGTGGATTGGATGGAGCATGTCAGCGAGGAGCAATACCGTCGGTGA
- a CDS encoding cupin domain-containing protein: MTTSQQDGTMIDKQAQFDLLKEIADSEQKKPWPSGLYAKTLFKKHDFRIVLITIEKAAKMKEHHADGTISIQVLKGKIRLNVNNHPHDLSPGNLFTLAASIRHDVEAVEDSAFLLTISWPSDEELAAMKHRGYGT, from the coding sequence ATGACCACTTCCCAGCAAGACGGCACCATGATCGACAAGCAGGCGCAGTTCGATCTACTCAAGGAGATAGCCGACTCCGAGCAGAAGAAACCCTGGCCCTCCGGCCTCTACGCCAAAACCCTCTTCAAGAAGCACGACTTCCGCATCGTCCTCATCACAATTGAAAAAGCCGCGAAGATGAAGGAGCACCACGCCGACGGAACCATCTCCATTCAGGTCCTCAAGGGGAAAATTCGTCTCAACGTCAACAACCATCCCCACGATCTCAGTCCCGGCAACCTCTTCACGCTGGCCGCCTCCATCCGACACGACGTCGAAGCTGTCGAAGACTCCGCCTTCCTGCTGACCATCTCCTGGCCCAGCGATGAAGAACTCGCAGCCATGAAGCACCGAGGCTACGGCACCTAA
- a CDS encoding FAD-dependent oxidoreductase: MATYKIKLKRRSEVASGTMAFHFEKPDGFTFEPGQCGDFTLPNPPQNDAEGNKRSFSIAAAPYENELFIATRMRDTAFKRSLKLIDLGTELDLEAPWGELTLHDDARIPAVFLTGGIGITPVRSIVLQAAHDKLAHPLFAFYSNRTPNDAAFLDELAAAQEANPNFTLIATMTEVNNAQWSGETGYITEAMLKKHLPDLSRPIYYLTGPPEMVAAMQKLLKNAGVKEANIRAEEFSGY; this comes from the coding sequence GTGGCAACCTATAAGATCAAGTTGAAGCGTCGCAGCGAAGTAGCCTCCGGCACGATGGCCTTTCACTTCGAAAAGCCAGACGGCTTCACCTTCGAGCCCGGTCAATGCGGCGATTTCACCCTCCCAAATCCACCTCAGAACGACGCCGAAGGCAACAAGCGCAGCTTCTCGATCGCCGCCGCGCCTTACGAGAACGAACTCTTTATCGCCACACGCATGCGCGACACTGCCTTCAAGCGTTCCCTGAAGCTCATCGACCTCGGCACCGAACTTGATCTCGAAGCACCCTGGGGCGAACTCACCCTCCACGACGACGCTCGCATCCCCGCCGTCTTCCTCACCGGAGGCATCGGCATCACGCCCGTCCGAAGCATCGTCCTTCAGGCCGCGCACGATAAGCTGGCCCACCCACTCTTCGCCTTCTACTCCAATCGAACCCCGAATGATGCTGCCTTCCTCGACGAGTTGGCCGCAGCACAGGAAGCGAATCCCAACTTCACCCTCATCGCCACCATGACAGAGGTGAACAACGCTCAATGGAGCGGCGAAACAGGCTACATCACCGAAGCCATGCTCAAAAAGCATCTGCCCGACCTGAGCCGCCCCATCTACTACCTCACCGGGCCACCCGAGATGGTCGCCGCCATGCAAAAGCTTCTCAAAAACGCCGGTGTGAAAGAAGCCAACATCCGTGCCGAAGAATTTTCAGGCTATTAA